Below is a window of Limibacillus halophilus DNA.
CCTCCGCGCCGCAAACCCACTCGCGGCCATGGGGAGCGGGCGTAGTTTCACCAAGGCTGACCGCTCGCGATTTCTTGGCGCGTTGGATACGTTGATACGCAAACTGCACAAGGCAGGTTCCTGAAAAAGAAACTCTGCTTTGGAGGGCTTACAGGTTATCCTCCAAAGCTGAATTTAAATCGTTTTAAATGCTGAGGAGAGGCCATGCCCCGCTTCGCCGCAAACCTAACAATGCTGTTCAATGAGCATCCTTTTCTCGACCGCTTCACCGCGGCAGCGGATGCGGGTTTTGAAGCAGTGGAATTTCTCTTTCCCTACGACCACTCGCCCCAGCAGGTCGCAGATATGCTTCATGGACGCGGGCTGACCCAGGCGCTCTTCAATCTGCCCCCGGGCGATTGGGCTGCCGGTGAGCGCGGGATCGCAGGGCTTCCGGGCCGCGAACAGGAATTTCAAGATAGCGTCGGCCTGGCTCTGGATTACGCAAAAGCGCTCAATTGCAAGACGCTGCATGTCATGTCGGGAATTTGCCCACCGGACGCGGACCGGGCGCATTACTTGGAGACCTATGCCGGCAATCTGCGTTTTGCCGCCGAGATGTTGGGCAAGGAGGGCATAACCGTCGTGGTGGAGCCCCTGAACAACCGGGATGTACCGAACTATCTAATCCCACGCCCGGCCGACGCCAGACAGGTAATCAATGCGGCAGGCGCCGGGAACTTAGGCTTGCAGTTCGATTTTTACCACGCCCAGATCATGGGCGGAGATCTCTCCAGGAGTTTTGAAGCCAACCTTGATCTAATCCGGCATATACAGATTGCCGGGGTGCCGGAACGTCATGAGCCGACCGTTGGCGAAATCAACTATGGTTACCTTTTCGCCTTGATCGATCGCCTTGGATACGACGGTTGGATCGGCTGCGAGTATAAACCCAGAGCCGATACGCTGACCGGATTACGCTGGCTGCAACAAGTTGGAGCTCAATAGTTATGCCGCTCCTCCTAGGCTGCATTGCGGATGATTTCACTGGCGCGACGGATCTGGCCAATACGCTCGTCAAAAGCGGCATGAGAACCGTCCAGATCAACGGCCTGCCCGGCCCTGACAGTGCGGCCCCCGCTGATGCGGAAGCAATCGTGGTAGCGCTAAAGTCGCGCACCCAGCCGGCGGAACAAGCTGTGGCTGACAGCCTCGCTGCACAGACTTGGTTGACAGCCGGCGGCGCGCGCCAGATCCTTTTCAAGTATTGCTCCACTTTTGATTCCACGCCGCTCGGCAACATCGGCCCGGTCGCCGAAGCTCTGATGGATCGGTTGGATGCCGACTTCACGACATTTTGCCCGGTCTTCCCCGGCGCCGGACGCACCCTCTACCAAGGACACCTCTTCATCTGGGATACCCTGTTGTCAGAGTCCTCGATGCGGAACCACCCGCTGACACCGATGACCGACGCAAATCTCGTGCGATTCTTGCAGCTGCAGACCAAGCGCAAGGTTGGGCTTTTGGCGCACCAGACTGTCCGCGCGGGCAGCAAGGCCGTTAGGGACACACTCCGAGAGCTCAGACAGCAAGGCATCGAGTTTATCATTTGCGACGCCCTCACCGATGAGGACCTGATCACCTTGGGTCACGCTCAAGCGGGCTGTCGGTTACTGACGGGCGGATCGGGGATTGCTATGGGCTTGGCCGACAACTTCCGGGCAGCGGGATTGAGCCTTCCGGACTCCACTTCGTCTCTCCCGGCCGTTTCTGGACCTCAGGCGATCCTTTCGGGAAGCTGTTCCGAGGCAACCTTGGGCCAACTGCAGTATGTTAGCGGGCGCTATCCGTTTTTCCGCATCGACCCTCTCGCTTTGGCCAGAGGCCAAGAATTGGTCGGGCGGGCGCTGAACTGGGCAGAAGACAAGCTGGGAGATGTCCCCATCGTCTTTGCCGCGAGCGCCGAACCGGCGACCGTCAAGGCGGCACAGGAAAAGCTTGGGCGTATGGAGGCGGGAGAGTTGGTAGAGAAAGCTCTGGGCAAGATTGCGCAAGGTCTCGTCGAACGCGGACTACGCAGGCTTGTCGTGGCTGGCGGCGAGACTTCTGGCGCCGTCGTCAGCGCACTGGGATTGAAAGCCTTGCGTATCGGTCCGGAGATAGCGCCTGGCGTACCTGCCACGGTTAGCTTGACGGACCCCCCTTTGGCTGTTGCGCTCAAGTCCGGCAATTTTGGCGGACCTAATTTCTTCGAGAAAGCCTTTGAGGTCATGCCATGACTGAGTCTTTGCTGCGCGAAAGAATGGCGATCTTCGGAAAGTCGCTTTACGACCGCGGGTATCTGCATGGCAGTTCAGGGAACATTTCCGTGCGCCTGGAGGATGGTTTCCTCGTCACACCGACCAACTCCTGCCTGGGCTTCCTGGACCCCGGCGCCATAGCAAAGCTCGACCTGAGCGGTCGGCATTTGTCCGGGGACAAGCCCTCCAAGGAAGCGTTCCTGCACGTCAGCGTTTACCAGGCCCGGTCCAATTCCCAAGCAGTCGTGCATAGTCACTCGACGCACTCGGTTGCCCTGTCATGCCTCCAGGCCGCCGATCCAACCGACCTTTTGCCGCCTATCACGGCCTACGGCGTGATGAAAATTGGCAAGCTACCGCTGGTTCCCTACTACCGTCCCGGTGATCCGGCACTGGCTGCAGCCGTCCAGGAAACCGCTACTGATCACAGTGCCGTCTTACTTGCAAACCATGGTCCGGTTGTCGCAGGACGCTCACTTGAGGACGCCATCTGGGCCCTGGAGGAACTTGAGGAAACGGCCAAATTGCATTTCCTGCTGGAAGGCCGGCCAACCCGCCTGTTGACCGCCGCGCAGGTCGGCGAGTTAAATCGCGTCTTTCCGAGCTAACGGATGCGCGCGCTCACCATTGCACCACGCGAAGAGAAACGCTTCCTCGGAATGCTTCTTCTCGTTGCCGCCATCACCTGCTTCACAGGGATCGATTCCTCGGCCAAATGGCTGGTGCAAACATTGCCACCTATCGAGGTCGCCTTCGTGCGCTACCTCGGACACTTCGTCATCGTGGTCGTTTTGTTTTTGCCTGTCTACGGCTCGGCACTCTGGAAAAGCAAAGCGCCTAAGCGTGAATTTTGGCGAGCAGCCATGCTGCTTGGCAGCACGCTTTTTAACTTTACCGCTGTTCAGTACCTTCCGCTGGCAACCACAGCATCCATCGCATTCACATTACCGCTTTGGGTTTGCGCACTTTCTATTCCCCTACTCGGCGAGAAGGTCGGCCTGCGTCGATGGGTGGCCATAATCGTTGGGTTTGGCGGCGTTTTAATCGTGGTTCGCCCGGGTTTTGAGAGCTTTCACTGGGCCGCTTTCCTATCACTCGGCACGGCTGTGTGCGCGGGGCTCTATATGATCGAGACGCGGCGCTTGGCGGGGGTCGACGCAACAGCAACGCAGCAGTTTTATGCCGCCATGCTGGCAACGGTTATGATAGCCCCCTTCGCCCTGCTGCAGTGGGAATGGCCGCAGACCAACCTCGACTGGGCGCTTTTCATTTCCATCGGATTTTGGGGCTGGCTTGGCCATCAGTTGCTGACGATCGCCTACCGTCTGGCGCCCGCTTCAACCATCGCACCGCTCACTTACCTTCAGCTCATTCCCATGACGCTGGCGGGCTACCTGTTCTTCAATGATCGACCCGACATTTGGGTTTTCGTAGGCGCCGGCGTCGTGGTTTCCAGCGGTGTTTATGTCTGGTACCGCGAACGAGTTCTTGCCCGCCAAGTTAAAGCGAGTTTGACGAACATAGTTCCTTCCCCCTGATACGCCGCTTATTATATTGCCGCGAGGCAGACGGCACTCAAAGTATGCAGCAAAAGCATTGACCGCCTGTGAATCGGGGCCAGGAGAACGAGACCATGCAGTCATTTAACGACCTTTGGGACGCCGCCGCCAACCGCAAGGGCGGCGCCGAAGCGCTAGAGGCGCTATTGCCGCCGCCAACACCACGTGACGCATTGGAGGAAACACAGGATTCACGGTTGCTGTCCGCCATGAGCCGCCGCGTGTTCCAGGCCGGCTTTAACTGGTCCGTGGTCGATAAGAAATGGCCCGACCACGAAGCAGCTTTCAACGATTTCAACATCAATCACTGCGCATTTCTATCCGATGAGGACCTGGACGCACTAACCCGAGACCCACGTGTCGTCCGTCATTTCAAGAAGATACAGTCGGTTCGCGACAATGCGAATCTACTGGTCGCCCTTGCCAGGGAGCACGGCAGTGCCGCTCGCTTCATAGCGGCCACGCCGGACGAGGAGTACATCGCACTGCTCGATTACTTCGAGAAGAACGGTTCGCGGCTCGGCGGCGTCACGCTGCAGATATTCCTGCGCGATATCGGCAAGGATGGCTTCATTCTGTCCAAGGACGTCCTGACCGCCCTCCAAAGGGAGCGGGTGATTACCGGAAAAGGCACGTCCAAACGGGAGCGGCACGCAGCGCAGGAGGCCTTCAACACTTGGCGCGCCCAGAGCCAGCGCCCCTTTGCCCATATCAGCCGAATCCTGGCCTTCACGGTTTAATCCGTAAACCTAATCAGATCCATCAGCCACCTTTGCGGTTCACCGAACCGGTCGTCTTGCATTTCATCCGGCGATTGCAGCCTCGTGTATCTGCGGAGAAACAGGTGGTCAGTGACAGCGATTTCCGGGGAGCACTGGCGAGGTTGGCAATTCTGCATCGACCCCTTAATCCTGACTCCCGCTATCTGATGCTCTGCCACTCCCGCGCCTTGATCCAGCGCCCTTCCTCGTGGGAGCGGTAGACGGCTTCCTCGATCGCCTGGTTGATAAGGTAATGCTCGGCCGCCGTTTCCAAGGGTGTGCCCTCGCGTAGGTGGTTTAGCAAGTGACGGTGGCAGGCATAAACGCAATCTCCAGCGAAGCCGCGATCATCCCAAGCGTAACCGTGCTCTTGTTCTCGATTGCTTCCGAAGCTGCGGAGCCATATACGGCCGTCGCCGTCCAGACGCAGACTGGCCTTCGCGCCTTCGATCGAAAGGTCCCCCATTGTCCGGCGGCGATTTTCGGCAATGTGGTCTGCCAGTCGATTGCCATCGAACAAGCCCCGAACGCGGTCCCCGAATTCAAAGACGATGAACCCGGCATCTTCCCCAGCAATAGCGGGATTGAGCTGTGCCAAACGCGCAAAGAGGCCGCTTGGCTCACCCAGCAAGAAGCGAAAGCAATCAATCAGATGGATGGCTGTCTCATGGATTAGAAAGCGCTTCATCCGCTGGAAATAAGGTTGCCTGTCCAAGTAGGCTTCCGGTCCCTGCCCGTCCCCTGGACGCAGACGAAAGCTCACCTGATAGACGTCACCAAGCAACCCGTCATCCAAGAGACGCTTGATCTCCCGGTACCAGGGCTGAAAGCGGAAATTTTCGTGCACCGCAAGCACTCTACCCCTGTTCCGGGCCAGCGCCACGGCCTTCCGTGCTCCTTCAAGGCCACCGCAAAAGGGTTTCTGGCACGAGATGGCCAAGTCTTCCTCGACCAACCTCGCTATCACCTCGAGATGAGCCGACGGCGGCACGACGATGTCGACGAGATCAGGTCGCGCTTGCGACAGGAGAACGTCCAGGTCGCCGTAGCTGCCTGAAACGCCATAGGCCGCCGCGACTTCCGCGCCCTTTTGGGCGTCCTTCTCGCAAAGACCGACGAGTTCGACATCCGCCATTCGGCTCCAAGCCTCGTAGTGAAACCGGGCAAAATAGCCCGCGCCAATGACAGCAACTTTAGTCGGACTAC
It encodes the following:
- the otnI gene encoding 2-oxo-tetronate isomerase, with the protein product MPRFAANLTMLFNEHPFLDRFTAAADAGFEAVEFLFPYDHSPQQVADMLHGRGLTQALFNLPPGDWAAGERGIAGLPGREQEFQDSVGLALDYAKALNCKTLHVMSGICPPDADRAHYLETYAGNLRFAAEMLGKEGITVVVEPLNNRDVPNYLIPRPADARQVINAAGAGNLGLQFDFYHAQIMGGDLSRSFEANLDLIRHIQIAGVPERHEPTVGEINYGYLFALIDRLGYDGWIGCEYKPRADTLTGLRWLQQVGAQ
- the otnK gene encoding 3-oxo-tetronate kinase, with the translated sequence MPLLLGCIADDFTGATDLANTLVKSGMRTVQINGLPGPDSAAPADAEAIVVALKSRTQPAEQAVADSLAAQTWLTAGGARQILFKYCSTFDSTPLGNIGPVAEALMDRLDADFTTFCPVFPGAGRTLYQGHLFIWDTLLSESSMRNHPLTPMTDANLVRFLQLQTKRKVGLLAHQTVRAGSKAVRDTLRELRQQGIEFIICDALTDEDLITLGHAQAGCRLLTGGSGIAMGLADNFRAAGLSLPDSTSSLPAVSGPQAILSGSCSEATLGQLQYVSGRYPFFRIDPLALARGQELVGRALNWAEDKLGDVPIVFAASAEPATVKAAQEKLGRMEAGELVEKALGKIAQGLVERGLRRLVVAGGETSGAVVSALGLKALRIGPEIAPGVPATVSLTDPPLAVALKSGNFGGPNFFEKAFEVMP
- the otnC gene encoding 3-oxo-tetronate 4-phosphate decarboxylase — encoded protein: MTESLLRERMAIFGKSLYDRGYLHGSSGNISVRLEDGFLVTPTNSCLGFLDPGAIAKLDLSGRHLSGDKPSKEAFLHVSVYQARSNSQAVVHSHSTHSVALSCLQAADPTDLLPPITAYGVMKIGKLPLVPYYRPGDPALAAAVQETATDHSAVLLANHGPVVAGRSLEDAIWALEELEETAKLHFLLEGRPTRLLTAAQVGELNRVFPS
- a CDS encoding DMT family transporter, coding for MLLLVAAITCFTGIDSSAKWLVQTLPPIEVAFVRYLGHFVIVVVLFLPVYGSALWKSKAPKREFWRAAMLLGSTLFNFTAVQYLPLATTASIAFTLPLWVCALSIPLLGEKVGLRRWVAIIVGFGGVLIVVRPGFESFHWAAFLSLGTAVCAGLYMIETRRLAGVDATATQQFYAAMLATVMIAPFALLQWEWPQTNLDWALFISIGFWGWLGHQLLTIAYRLAPASTIAPLTYLQLIPMTLAGYLFFNDRPDIWVFVGAGVVVSSGVYVWYRERVLARQVKASLTNIVPSP
- a CDS encoding DNA-3-methyladenine glycosylase I, whose translation is MQSFNDLWDAAANRKGGAEALEALLPPPTPRDALEETQDSRLLSAMSRRVFQAGFNWSVVDKKWPDHEAAFNDFNINHCAFLSDEDLDALTRDPRVVRHFKKIQSVRDNANLLVALAREHGSAARFIAATPDEEYIALLDYFEKNGSRLGGVTLQIFLRDIGKDGFILSKDVLTALQRERVITGKGTSKRERHAAQEAFNTWRAQSQRPFAHISRILAFTV
- a CDS encoding Gfo/Idh/MocA family protein, which encodes MGSPTKVAVIGAGYFARFHYEAWSRMADVELVGLCEKDAQKGAEVAAAYGVSGSYGDLDVLLSQARPDLVDIVVPPSAHLEVIARLVEEDLAISCQKPFCGGLEGARKAVALARNRGRVLAVHENFRFQPWYREIKRLLDDGLLGDVYQVSFRLRPGDGQGPEAYLDRQPYFQRMKRFLIHETAIHLIDCFRFLLGEPSGLFARLAQLNPAIAGEDAGFIVFEFGDRVRGLFDGNRLADHIAENRRRTMGDLSIEGAKASLRLDGDGRIWLRSFGSNREQEHGYAWDDRGFAGDCVYACHRHLLNHLREGTPLETAAEHYLINQAIEEAVYRSHEEGRWIKAREWQSIR